From a region of the Alosa sapidissima isolate fAloSap1 chromosome 9, fAloSap1.pri, whole genome shotgun sequence genome:
- the LOC121719154 gene encoding uncharacterized protein LOC121719154, whose protein sequence is MDSQSLKGELDKIRAQNQEIINIMRQHLKKQMPNNYTSSQHQLFHPHHHPHVEPVLPPEHNPTMLCGSLQPLRAGVAPGQRKLLPPISPAPPQQQRSSASFPSLPAIAKVQDPVLMQLLVGDRFPSAAPKRGALRSLGRKKLTGLDRAHPLKPLHHDRAPSGVATGSMVPAPPEETGESQNKPNKIRTRRCARAVQHDLNQDSDGQAEAQDVGCMQEPLRVTEEVRLTDLRCNSVLKHVSDGRGSSTPPIASTVPAPPETAKPQATCQRQFISRLPRFKKTTSLSVATAVTEQKSMESLAGKEEVREQVKKRRVIVEKQTSSTQQTRELPELAKLPPVSCPEQAILQAFRLLRDDNWEQKIEALTSIRSLSQHHAEVLLPRLHDVCLAVYREVKNLRSMVSRVAMVTLAHLHAHLGRAMDAEAEGTAQTLLPKAGEASGFIREDMELALGYMVLNVTPSRSMNALINTGLRHRNAAVRKTTAQFLERLAEVMGASRVLSGKKDLTDRFIHSISCLAIDSAQEVRTHARNTLAFLASHPNLIKMVDRFAPQRDQVTVKDVINKCQKRNLH, encoded by the exons ATGGATTCCCAAAGTCTTAAAGGAGAGCTGGATAAAATCCGAGCTCAAAACCAGGAGATAATTAACATAATGCGGCAGCACCTGAAGAAACAGATGCCGAACAACTACACCTCT TCTCAGCATCAGCTgtttcatcctcatcatcatcctcatgtTGAGCCTGTGCTGCCGCCAGAACACAATCCCACAATGCTCTGCGGTTCACTGCAGCCGCTCAGAGCCGGTGTAGCGCCTGGCCAGCGCAAGCTGTTGCCCCCTATCAGCCCTGCACCCCCCCAGCAGCAGCGGTCCAGCGCATCATTCCCCTCCTTGCCCGCGATCGCCAAGGTCCAAGACCCGGTCCTGATGCAGCTGTTGGTAGGTGACAGATTCCCCTCTGCAGCTCCCAAACGAGGTGCCCTCCGATCCCTAGGTAGGAAGAAGTTGACAGGCCTTGATCGCGCTCACCCACTGAAGCCGCTCCATCATGACAGAGCCCCGAGTGGCGTTGCTACTGGCAGCATGGTACCTGCTCCACCTGAGGAAACAGGAGAAAGCCAGAACAAGCCAAACAAGATCAGGACCAGGCGCTGTGCCAGAGCTGTCCAGCATGACCTAAACCAGGACAGCGATGGTCAAGCTGAAGCCCAGGACGTGGGGTGCATGCAGGAGCCCCTTAGAGTCACTGAGGAGGTCAGACTCACTGATCTCCGTTGCAACAGTGTCCTCAAGCACGTCTCAGATGGCAGAGGCAGCTCCACTCCACCTATTGCCTCCACTGTCCCTGCCCCCCCAGAGACAGCTAAACCCCAGGCAACCTGTCAGAGACAGTTCATCAGCAGACTGCCCCGCTTCAAGAAAACAACATCACTCAGTGTGGCCACTGCTGTGACAG AGCAAAAGTCCATGGAGTCTCTGGCAGGGAAGGAGGAAGTGAGGGAGCAGGtgaagaagaggagagtgaTAGTGGAGAAGCAAACAAGCAGCACCCAGCAGACCAGGGAGCTCCCAGAGCTGGCCAAACTGCCCCCTGTGTCCTGCCCTGAGCAGGCCATCCTGCAGGCCTTCAGGTTGCTCAGAGACGACAACTG GGAGCAGAAGATCGAGGCCCTGACCTCCATCAGGTCTCTGTCTCAGCACCACGCTGAGGTGCTGCTGCCCAGGCTGCATGATGTGTGTCTGGCCGTCTACCGCGAG GTGAAGAACCTGCGCTCAATGGTGTCCCGAGTTGCCATGGTGACGCTGGCCCACCTGCACGCTCACCTGGGGCGAGCTATGGACGCAGAGGCCGAGGGCACAGCCCAGACGCTGCTGCCTAAAGCTGGAGAGGCCAGCGGCTTCATCAGGGAGGACATGGAGCTGGCACTGGGGTACATGGTGCTCAACGTCACCCCCTCTCGCAGCATGAACGCCCTCATCAACACAGGACTCAG GCACCGTAATGCGGCCGTGAGGAAGACCACTGCTCAGTTCCTGGAGAGACTGGCAGAGGTCATGGGGGCATCCCGCGTCCTGTCTGGCAAAAAGGACTTGACTGACCGGTTTATCCATTCCATCAGCTGCCTGGCCATTGACAGTGCACAGGAAGTCAG GACCCATGCCCGTAACACCCTGGCATTCCTGGCTTCACATCCTAACCTTATCAAGATGGTGGACAGGTTCGCCCCTCAGAGAGACCAAGTCACTGTCAAGGACGTTATCAACAAATGCCAGAAAAG AAATTTGCATTAA
- the LOC121719152 gene encoding TOG array regulator of axonemal microtubules protein 1-like: MDSQSLKGELDKIRAQNQEIINIMRQHLKKQMPNNYTSSQHQLFHPHHHPHVEPVLPPEHNPTMLCGSLQPLRAGVAPGQRKLLPPISPAPPQQQRSSASFPSLPAIAKVQDPVLMQLLVGDRFPSAAPKRGALRSLGRKKLTGLDRAHPLKPLHHDRAPSGVATGSMVPAPPEETGESQNKPNKIRTRRCARAVQHDLNHDSDGQAEAQDVGCMQEPLRVTEEVRLTDLRCNSVLKHVSDGRGSSTPPIASTVPAPPETAKPQATCQRQFISRLPRFKKTTSLSVATAVTEQKPMESLAGKEEVRECKKVKKRRVIVEKQTSSTQQTRELPELAKLPPVSCPEQAILQAFRLLRDDDWEQKIEALTSIRSLSQHHAEVLLPRLHDVCVAVYREVKNLRSMVSRVAMVTLAHLHAHLGRAMDAEAEGTAQTLLPKAGEASGFIREDMELALGYMVLNVTPSRSMNAFINTGLRHRNAAVRKTTAQFLERLAEVMGASRVLSGKKDLTDRFIHSISCLAIDSAQEVRTHARNTLAFLASHPNLIKMVDRFAPQRDQVTVKDVINKCQKRNLH, encoded by the exons ATGGATTCCCAAAGTCTTAAAGGAGAGCTGGATAAAATCCGAGCTCAAAACCAGGAGATAATTAACATAATGCGGCAGCACCTGAAGAAACAGATGCCGAACAACTACACCTCT TCTCAGCATCAGCTgtttcatcctcatcatcatcctcatgtTGAGCCTGTGCTGCCGCCAGAACACAATCCCACAATGCTCTGCGGTTCACTGCAGCCGCTCAGAGCCGGTGTAGCGCCTGGCCAGCGCAAGCTGTTGCCCCCTATCAGCCCTGCACCCCCCCAGCAGCAGCGGTCCAGCGCCTCATTCCCCTCCTTGCCCGCGATCGCCAAGGTCCAAGACCCGGTCCTGATGCAGCTGTTGGTAGGTGACAGATTCCCCTCTGCAGCTCCCAAACGAGGTGCCCTCCGATCCCTAGGTAGGAAGAAGTTGACAGGCCTTGATCGCGCTCACCCACTGAAGCCGCTCCATCATGACAGAGCCCCGAGTGGCGTTGCTACTGGCAGCATGGTACCTGCTCCACCTGAGGAAACAGGAGAAAGCCAGAACAAGCCAAACAAGATCAGGACCAGGCGCTGTGCCAGAGCTGTCCAGCATGACCTAAACCATGACAGCGATGGTCAAGCTGAAGCCCAGGACGTGGGGTGCATGCAGGAGCCCCTTAGAGTCACTGAGGAGGTCAGACTCACTGATCTCCGTTGCAACAGTGTCCTCAAGCACGTCTCAGATGGCAGAGGCAGCTCCACTCCACCTATTGCCTCCACTGTCCCTGCCCCCCCAGAGACAGCTAAACCCCAGGCAACCTGTCAGAGACAGTTCATCAGCAGACTGCCCCGCTTCAAGAAAACAACATCACTCAGTGTGGCCACTGCTGTGACAG AGCAAAAGCCCATGGAGTCTCTGGCAGGGAAGGAGGAAGTGAGGGAGTGTAAGAAAGtgaagaagaggagagtgaTAGTGGAGAAGCAGACAAGCAGCACCCAGCAGACCAGGGAGCTCCCAGAGCTGGCCAAACTGCCCCCTGTGTCCTGCCCTGAGCAGGCCATCCTGCAGGCCTTCAGGCTGCTCAGAGATGATGACTG GGAGCAGAAGATCGAGGCCCTGACCTCCATCAGGTCTCTGTCCCAGCACCACGCTGAGGTGCTGCTGCCCAGgctgcatgatgtgtgtgtggccgtctACCGCGAG GTGAAGAACCTGCGCTCAATGGTGTCCCGAGTTGCCATGGTGACGCTGGCCCACCTGCACGCTCACCTGGGGCGAGCTATGGACGCAGAGGCCGAGGGCACAGCCCAGACGCTGCTGCCTAAAGCTGGAGAGGCCAGCGGCTTCATCAGGGAGGACATGGAGCTGGCACTGGGGTACATGGTGCTCAACGTCACCCCCTCTCGCAGCATGAACGCCTTCATCAACACAGGACTCAG GCACCGTAATGCGGCCGTGAGGAAGACCACTGCTCAGTTCCTGGAGAGACTGGCAGAGGTCATGGGGGCATCCCGCGTCCTGTCAGGGAAAAAGGACTTGACTGACCGGTTTATCCATTCCATCAGCTGCCTGGCCATTGACAGTGCACAGGAAGTCAG GACCCATGCCCGTAACACCCTGGCATTCCTGGCTTCACATCCTAACCTTATCAAGATGGTGGACAGGTTCGCCCCTCAGAGAGACCAAGTCACTGTCAAGGACGTTATCAACAAATGCCAGAAAAG AAATTTGCATTAA